A single Gemmatimonadota bacterium DNA region contains:
- a CDS encoding aspartate aminotransferase family protein encodes MTDPILETLESDTQAESGAEVVALVAEYFDSTRDGTGAVSTELTPEQLAVRFDEPLPRGGQSLRHVAQRLRTDVMADANRLYHPMYMGHQVAPPLPAAVWTEPLISVMNQSVAVWEMSPTATVIEHRVIRWMTDLVGWDEASGGTLTSGGTEATFTALLAARNAIIPDAWADGVGANPPVVLCGEHAHYAVSRALGELGLGVRSLITIPSRDFRMDPDALERALADARASGKAVMAVVATVGSTATGSFDDLTGIGQICDAHGVWLHVDGAHGASALLSESRAAALRGLERARSLAWDPHKGMLLPIATGMLLMRDDRDLQRAFAQRAPYLFHERAGARAWDLGKESFQCSRRADVLKLWVVLQRYGADGIGRVYDHLCDVTRDLYDAITSRSDFEALHAPESNILCFRYLGGGNRDSDFIDALNRNLRAAYNRSGKGWITLTVLEGRPVLRVTLMNHRTRTHHTRALLDGLAAEAATLISE; translated from the coding sequence ATGACGGATCCGATCCTTGAAACACTGGAGAGCGACACTCAGGCGGAATCTGGCGCCGAGGTTGTCGCTCTCGTTGCAGAATACTTCGACTCCACGCGAGATGGCACAGGCGCCGTCTCGACCGAGCTCACGCCGGAACAGCTAGCCGTACGGTTCGATGAGCCGCTGCCGCGTGGCGGACAGTCGCTCCGGCACGTCGCGCAGCGTCTGCGAACAGACGTGATGGCGGACGCCAATCGGCTGTACCATCCGATGTACATGGGCCATCAGGTCGCGCCCCCTCTGCCCGCGGCTGTGTGGACCGAGCCGCTCATAAGCGTGATGAACCAGTCAGTCGCGGTCTGGGAGATGTCTCCGACCGCGACCGTGATAGAACATCGCGTGATTCGCTGGATGACGGATCTCGTCGGTTGGGACGAGGCCAGCGGCGGCACCCTCACATCCGGTGGCACGGAGGCGACCTTCACGGCGCTGCTGGCGGCGCGCAATGCGATAATTCCCGACGCGTGGGCCGACGGAGTCGGCGCGAATCCTCCTGTCGTACTCTGCGGCGAGCATGCGCACTACGCAGTCTCCCGCGCGCTCGGCGAGCTTGGACTGGGTGTGCGCAGTCTCATCACCATTCCGTCGCGCGATTTCCGGATGGATCCCGATGCGCTCGAACGCGCGCTCGCCGACGCCCGTGCATCGGGAAAGGCAGTGATGGCCGTCGTTGCGACTGTGGGATCGACCGCCACGGGATCGTTCGACGATCTCACTGGTATTGGTCAAATCTGCGACGCGCACGGCGTGTGGCTGCACGTGGATGGTGCACACGGCGCCTCGGCGCTCCTCTCGGAGTCGCGCGCGGCGGCGCTTCGCGGACTGGAGCGTGCGCGATCGCTTGCATGGGACCCGCACAAGGGAATGCTGTTGCCGATCGCTACCGGAATGTTGTTGATGCGGGACGATCGGGATCTGCAGCGAGCATTCGCTCAGCGCGCGCCGTATCTGTTTCACGAGCGCGCCGGCGCGCGTGCGTGGGACCTCGGCAAGGAGAGCTTTCAGTGCTCCCGCCGCGCAGACGTCTTGAAGCTATGGGTTGTGTTGCAGCGCTACGGCGCGGACGGAATCGGCCGAGTGTACGACCATCTGTGCGACGTGACGCGCGATCTCTACGATGCGATCACGTCGCGCAGCGACTTCGAAGCACTGCATGCGCCGGAGTCGAACATCCTCTGCTTTCGTTACCTCGGCGGAGGCAATCGAGATTCCGATTTCATCGATGCACTGAATCGCAATTTGCGCGCGGCATACAACCGTTCGGGCAAGGGATGGATCACTCTTACAGTCCTCGAAGGGCGACCGGTGCT